One genomic segment of Chryseobacterium phocaeense includes these proteins:
- a CDS encoding group III truncated hemoglobin: MKKLESREDIEHLVNSFYAKVVKDETIGFFFNDVAKVDWDKHLPKMYSFWESILFGQMSYKGNPMGVHFPINEIQAMEQKHFDQWLKLWRTTIEENFAGENADMAIYKSENIAKLMAFKMELARRL, translated from the coding sequence ATGAAAAAATTGGAATCAAGGGAAGATATTGAGCACCTCGTCAATTCATTTTATGCTAAAGTGGTTAAAGACGAGACGATTGGATTTTTCTTTAATGATGTGGCTAAAGTAGACTGGGACAAGCACCTTCCTAAGATGTATTCATTCTGGGAAAGCATCCTTTTCGGGCAGATGAGCTATAAAGGAAATCCTATGGGCGTGCATTTCCCCATAAATGAAATCCAGGCCATGGAACAGAAACATTTTGACCAATGGCTGAAACTATGGAGAACTACTATTGAAGAGAATTTCGCGGGCGAAAATGCTGACATGGCGATTTATAAGTCCGAGAATATTGCCAAGCTGATGGCTTTTAAAATGGAACTGGCGAGGAGATTGTAA
- a CDS encoding ion channel, with the protein MARGFRQKIRQKNTENSGFGSSASGRFINKDGLPNVKRRGVNVFNRLSWYHTMLNLSTFRFLSYLVIAYILVNLVFALIYYLIGVEHLTGIDKSDPLNEFIDVFFFSSQTFTTVGYGRIAPVGFLASLVATFEAFLGLLTFAIATGLFYGRFSRPRAYLRFSDIAVIAPFKESRALMFRLAPYKNNALTDAEVIVSTAIEVIENGVPKSNFYSLKTHLNKINTLALNWTVVHEIKEDSPFYGFSEDDFKNTDIEIIVQVRAFDEVFSNTVVQRSSYVSSEIVYGAKFTPMYYPDQHDLTTVLDLDKINEYQKAELPGHAGAHE; encoded by the coding sequence ATGGCCAGAGGCTTCAGACAGAAGATTCGTCAGAAAAATACGGAGAACAGTGGTTTCGGAAGCAGTGCGTCCGGAAGGTTTATCAATAAAGACGGTCTCCCGAATGTAAAACGGAGAGGAGTAAATGTATTCAACAGGCTGAGCTGGTACCATACCATGCTGAACCTGTCAACATTCCGTTTCCTTTCTTATCTGGTGATTGCGTATATTCTGGTTAATCTCGTGTTCGCATTGATTTATTATCTGATTGGGGTAGAACATCTTACCGGAATAGATAAAAGTGATCCCCTGAATGAATTTATTGATGTCTTTTTCTTCAGTTCCCAGACCTTTACCACTGTGGGTTACGGAAGAATTGCCCCTGTAGGCTTTTTAGCGAGTCTGGTAGCAACTTTTGAAGCGTTTCTGGGATTGCTTACCTTTGCCATCGCAACCGGGCTTTTTTATGGGCGATTCTCAAGGCCTAGAGCATATTTGAGGTTTTCCGACATTGCAGTGATTGCTCCGTTTAAAGAGTCGAGGGCTTTAATGTTCAGACTGGCGCCTTATAAAAATAATGCCCTGACTGATGCAGAGGTTATTGTTTCAACGGCTATTGAAGTAATTGAAAACGGTGTTCCGAAAAGTAATTTTTATTCTTTAAAAACCCATTTGAACAAGATCAATACTTTGGCGCTGAACTGGACGGTGGTTCATGAGATCAAGGAAGACTCGCCGTTTTATGGCTTTTCCGAAGATGATTTTAAAAATACGGACATAGAAATCATTGTTCAGGTCCGCGCGTTTGATGAAGTTTTTTCCAATACCGTGGTCCAAAGGTCATCATACGTCTCCTCGGAGATTGTGTACGGAGCTAAATTTACTCCGATGTATTATCCGGATCAGCATGATCTCACCACCGTTTTGGATCTGGATAAAATTAATGAATATCAAAAAGCAGAACTTCCGGGACATGCCGGAGCTCATGAATAA
- a CDS encoding YkgJ family cysteine cluster protein yields MNLDLYKKQALQKQKEHKKFLDGLKKKPPKNLDYVVQETHEEVFEVVDCLQCANCCKTTGPLYTEKDIERISKHLRMKQADFEAKFLRVDEDNDKVLQNLPCFFLNNDNTCSIYEVRPKACREYPHTDRKKIYQINHLMLKNTVICPAAYEFVEKMMKNISR; encoded by the coding sequence ATGAATTTAGACCTTTATAAAAAACAGGCTTTACAAAAGCAGAAGGAACATAAAAAATTTCTGGACGGATTAAAAAAGAAGCCGCCCAAAAACCTTGATTATGTGGTCCAGGAAACCCATGAAGAAGTGTTTGAGGTAGTGGATTGCCTTCAATGTGCCAACTGCTGTAAAACCACCGGACCTTTATACACAGAAAAAGATATTGAACGGATTTCAAAACATCTGCGGATGAAACAGGCTGATTTTGAAGCCAAATTTTTAAGAGTGGATGAAGATAATGACAAAGTCCTGCAGAATCTTCCCTGCTTTTTCCTGAATAACGATAATACCTGCTCCATCTATGAAGTCCGGCCGAAAGCCTGCCGGGAGTATCCGCATACAGACCGCAAAAAGATTTACCAAATCAATCATCTGATGCTGAAAAACACCGTGATATGTCCCGCCGCCTATGAGTTTGTAGAAAAAATGATGAAGAATATTTCAAGGTAA
- a CDS encoding iron chaperone, with product MKNTFKNINEYILLFPDEVQQKLLELREAIHRIVPDPEEYIGYQMPAFKYKGKPLVYFAGYKKHIGFYPGPEGIKAFEKDFREKEYTYSKGAVQFPIDQDIPMELVQKMVEFRMNEIDQKKS from the coding sequence ATGAAAAATACCTTTAAAAATATTAATGAGTATATCCTTCTGTTTCCTGATGAAGTTCAGCAGAAACTTTTGGAGCTGAGAGAAGCCATCCACCGTATAGTTCCTGATCCGGAGGAATATATCGGATACCAGATGCCTGCATTTAAGTATAAAGGGAAACCTCTGGTCTATTTTGCCGGCTACAAAAAGCATATTGGTTTTTATCCGGGGCCCGAAGGCATTAAAGCTTTTGAAAAGGATTTCCGTGAAAAAGAGTATACCTATTCAAAAGGAGCGGTCCAGTTCCCCATAGATCAGGATATTCCTATGGAACTTGTTCAAAAAATGGTAGAGTTCAGGATGAACGAAATTGATCAGAAAAAATCCTGA
- the gdhA gene encoding NADP-specific glutamate dehydrogenase has product MEQYNIDQKIQEFIAKIEAKNPNEPEFLQAVKEVAVTVIPFIMTKKEYTGMKLLERMAEAERIIIFRVPWVDDKGEIQVNRGFRIQMNSAIGPYKGGIRFHPTVNLSVLKFLAFEQVFKNSLTTLPMGGGKGGSDFDPQGKSDMEVMRFCQAFMTELCKHIGPETDVPAGDIGVGAREIGYLFGQYKKIRNEFTGVLTGKGLAYGGSLIRPEATGYGVVYFAEQMLKTINETFKDKIVSVSGFGNVAWGVIKKATELGAKVVTISGPDGYIYDKDGISGEKIDYLLELRSSGNNRAEDYAKKYPSAEFHAGKRPWSVKCDVAFPSATQNELDLEDAKILVENGCLCVTEAANMPSTLDAINYFLDNKVLFSPGKASNAGGVATSGLEMTQNSIRLNWTSEEVDARLKEIMIGIHKACRDYGKDEDGYVNYVKGANIAGFVKVAEAMLAQGVV; this is encoded by the coding sequence ATGGAACAATATAATATTGACCAGAAAATCCAGGAGTTTATTGCCAAGATTGAAGCAAAAAATCCTAATGAACCAGAATTTTTACAAGCCGTAAAAGAAGTAGCTGTGACTGTAATTCCGTTTATTATGACCAAAAAGGAATATACAGGAATGAAGCTTCTGGAAAGAATGGCTGAAGCTGAAAGAATTATAATCTTCAGAGTTCCATGGGTTGATGATAAAGGAGAAATCCAGGTAAACAGAGGTTTCAGAATCCAGATGAACTCTGCGATTGGACCATACAAAGGAGGAATCCGTTTCCATCCTACGGTAAACCTTTCTGTTCTTAAATTCCTGGCTTTCGAGCAGGTATTTAAAAACTCACTGACTACCCTTCCGATGGGAGGAGGAAAAGGAGGTTCAGATTTCGATCCGCAAGGAAAATCTGATATGGAAGTAATGCGTTTCTGCCAGGCTTTCATGACTGAGCTTTGCAAGCATATTGGTCCTGAAACAGACGTTCCTGCAGGAGATATTGGTGTAGGAGCAAGAGAAATCGGGTATCTTTTCGGACAATATAAGAAAATCAGAAACGAATTCACCGGAGTACTTACCGGAAAAGGTCTTGCTTACGGAGGATCACTGATTCGTCCTGAAGCTACAGGATACGGTGTGGTATACTTCGCAGAGCAGATGCTTAAGACGATCAACGAAACATTCAAAGATAAAATCGTAAGTGTATCAGGTTTCGGAAACGTAGCCTGGGGAGTAATCAAAAAGGCGACCGAGCTTGGTGCTAAAGTAGTAACGATCTCTGGTCCGGACGGATATATTTATGATAAAGATGGGATCAGCGGCGAAAAGATCGATTATTTATTAGAACTGAGATCTTCAGGTAACAACAGAGCTGAGGATTATGCTAAAAAATATCCTTCTGCAGAATTCCACGCAGGAAAACGTCCTTGGAGTGTGAAGTGCGATGTAGCTTTTCCTTCTGCCACCCAAAACGAGCTGGATCTTGAGGATGCTAAAATCCTGGTTGAAAACGGATGTCTTTGTGTTACTGAGGCTGCTAACATGCCTTCTACACTGGATGCCATCAATTATTTCCTTGATAATAAAGTTCTATTCTCACCTGGAAAAGCATCCAACGCCGGAGGTGTTGCCACTTCAGGTCTTGAGATGACGCAGAACTCGATCCGTCTTAACTGGACTTCTGAAGAGGTTGATGCAAGATTGAAAGAGATCATGATCGGAATCCACAAAGCGTGCAGAGACTACGGAAAAGATGAGGACGGCTATGTGAACTACGTAAAAGGAGCCAATATTGCCGGCTTCGTAAAAGTAGCAGAAGCAATGCTGGCTCAGGGAGTCGTATAA
- the dprA gene encoding DNA-processing protein DprA, whose amino-acid sequence MVPEEYLYAIALRECSLIGDINFHKLIRTFGSAEEAWKRAKKEYSKAEGIGRKTVADIGNSEYLRFAEKEIQFCEKNEIRVHLRHLKQIPYLLNECDDAPAILYQKGNFDDSLPKISIVGTRNMTSYGKQFICDFFEASKSSRYVSVSGLALGVDKEVHEQSIQHKIPTAAVLAHGFHTLYPSKNKKLSDKILEEGGALLTEFNTSRKPDRENFIQRNRIIAGISPSTIVVETGFGGGSISTAAFANDYNREVFALPGKITDPYSQGCNQLIFQNKASCISTIKDLIDSLGFNHSKAKPEELFPYSETNVQLSENQLIIYQTIQTHPHVSLDDLAQIISTPAYKILPVILELELLGKLKSFSGRQFTAI is encoded by the coding sequence ATGGTTCCGGAAGAATACCTCTATGCAATTGCCCTGCGCGAATGCAGCCTGATTGGTGATATTAATTTTCACAAACTTATCCGAACCTTCGGAAGTGCCGAGGAAGCATGGAAAAGAGCAAAAAAAGAATACAGCAAAGCAGAAGGAATCGGCAGAAAAACAGTCGCTGACATTGGAAACAGCGAATATCTGAGATTTGCAGAAAAAGAAATACAATTTTGTGAAAAGAACGAGATCAGGGTTCATCTCAGGCATCTTAAACAGATTCCCTATCTCCTCAATGAATGTGATGACGCTCCAGCCATTCTCTATCAAAAAGGAAATTTTGATGATTCCTTACCCAAAATCAGCATTGTAGGAACCCGGAATATGACATCTTACGGCAAACAGTTCATCTGTGATTTCTTTGAGGCATCCAAATCTTCCAGATATGTATCTGTCAGCGGATTAGCACTTGGCGTAGATAAAGAAGTTCATGAGCAGTCCATTCAACATAAAATTCCAACCGCTGCGGTTCTGGCCCATGGATTTCATACCCTTTATCCCTCCAAAAATAAAAAGCTGTCCGACAAAATTCTGGAAGAAGGCGGTGCATTGCTGACAGAATTCAATACGTCCCGGAAACCGGACCGTGAAAATTTTATCCAGAGGAACAGGATTATTGCAGGAATTTCTCCGTCAACCATCGTGGTGGAAACGGGATTTGGAGGCGGGTCCATAAGCACCGCCGCATTCGCCAATGACTATAACCGCGAAGTTTTTGCCCTGCCGGGAAAGATTACAGATCCATATAGCCAGGGATGTAACCAGCTGATTTTCCAAAACAAAGCATCCTGTATTTCTACTATAAAAGATCTTATAGATTCACTGGGTTTTAACCATTCCAAAGCAAAACCTGAAGAGTTGTTTCCTTACAGCGAAACCAATGTACAACTCTCTGAAAATCAATTAATAATTTATCAGACAATACAGACTCATCCACATGTCTCTCTGGATGATCTTGCGCAGATTATTTCCACTCCAGCCTATAAAATTCTACCGGTAATTTTAGAATTGGAGCTTTTAGGGAAACTAAAATCATTTTCCGGGAGGCAATTTACCGCAATTTAA
- a CDS encoding rhomboid family intramembrane serine protease: MFKNIISKRAVITPLLMLSAMWLGFFLQTLGFFQSCFGAIIPLLPEGLLGIITSPLLHGNMDHIISNSIPVAVLLFLLYQFYPLVANKVFITGWLATGLLLWLLPPIDILTGDYMYTCTIGASGIVYVLAFFLFFSGVFKWNMKLLTISMLVVLYYGSLIWGMFPEELFYNLQEPSKISWQAHLSGAVVGSIMAFAFKNVGERKKKFIWEFPNYYSEKDDKLWQEYKANHPDDFLELPYKKREDIWDRLDELRGK, translated from the coding sequence ATGTTTAAAAATATAATTTCCAAAAGAGCTGTGATCACTCCATTGCTGATGCTTTCAGCGATGTGGCTTGGCTTTTTTCTGCAGACGCTGGGCTTTTTCCAAAGCTGTTTTGGGGCCATTATACCACTTTTACCGGAAGGCTTGCTGGGGATCATCACCTCTCCCCTTCTGCATGGAAATATGGATCATATTATAAGCAATTCTATTCCGGTGGCTGTTCTCCTGTTTCTGTTATATCAGTTTTACCCATTGGTTGCCAATAAAGTTTTTATTACCGGCTGGCTGGCTACAGGCCTGCTGCTGTGGCTGCTGCCTCCCATTGATATTCTAACCGGAGATTATATGTATACCTGTACCATTGGAGCCAGTGGAATTGTTTACGTTCTTGCGTTTTTCCTGTTCTTCAGCGGCGTTTTTAAATGGAATATGAAGCTGCTTACCATATCAATGCTTGTTGTTTTGTATTATGGCAGTCTGATCTGGGGAATGTTTCCGGAAGAATTATTCTACAATCTCCAGGAACCCAGTAAAATTTCATGGCAGGCTCATCTTTCCGGGGCGGTAGTAGGAAGCATTATGGCTTTTGCATTCAAAAATGTAGGCGAAAGAAAAAAAAAATTCATCTGGGAATTTCCAAATTACTACAGCGAAAAAGACGATAAACTTTGGCAGGAATATAAAGCCAATCATCCCGATGACTTTCTGGAGCTGCCTTATAAGAAAAGAGAAGATATCTGGGATCGTCTGGATGAATTAAGGGGAAAATAA
- a CDS encoding DUF3078 domain-containing protein, with protein sequence MKKFLLILSLSIGIYTSAQEELKKDSVVTDTVKYWSVLGKNTLMINQAAFSNWVGGGANNVGWLAGVNYNLTYEKDNDLWENIIVLDYGQNDTKGLGVRKTQDVINVSTNYGRKFSKSWYFSLGAGLQSQFAAGYEDGNNPAAKKISNFMAPGYLNLGMGITYRPNDDLTVTLRPTNGRWTFVLDKDLQLAGTYGLKNDGDTSLLQFGFLGTAMYKVKLMENVHITNTASVFSNYLDHPERLVLAYGAVVNFKVNKFISSNITLDLLYDHNQIQKTQLKQTLGIGFAYTLNNGVKRSDRKDSQWWIKK encoded by the coding sequence ATGAAGAAGTTTTTATTGATTCTTTCCCTTTCTATAGGGATTTATACAAGTGCACAGGAAGAATTGAAAAAAGATTCAGTAGTCACAGATACCGTAAAATACTGGTCCGTATTGGGGAAAAATACTTTAATGATTAATCAGGCTGCCTTTTCAAACTGGGTAGGTGGAGGAGCCAACAACGTGGGCTGGCTGGCCGGAGTGAATTATAATCTTACCTATGAAAAAGATAATGATCTCTGGGAAAATATTATTGTACTGGACTACGGGCAGAACGATACAAAAGGACTTGGCGTAAGGAAAACACAAGATGTGATCAATGTTTCTACCAATTATGGGCGCAAATTTTCCAAAAGCTGGTATTTCTCCCTGGGAGCCGGATTACAGTCTCAGTTTGCGGCCGGATATGAGGACGGAAATAACCCCGCAGCCAAGAAAATTTCCAATTTTATGGCTCCCGGATATCTCAATCTCGGTATGGGTATTACGTACAGGCCCAATGATGACCTGACGGTTACTTTGCGGCCTACCAACGGACGTTGGACTTTTGTTTTGGATAAAGATCTGCAGCTCGCCGGAACTTATGGTTTGAAAAATGACGGAGATACTTCTCTGTTACAGTTCGGTTTTCTGGGAACTGCCATGTATAAGGTAAAATTAATGGAGAATGTTCATATTACGAATACCGCTTCCGTATTCTCTAATTATCTGGATCATCCTGAAAGGCTGGTTCTGGCTTATGGTGCTGTTGTAAATTTCAAAGTCAATAAATTTATTTCGTCCAATATTACACTTGATCTGTTATATGATCATAACCAGATCCAGAAAACCCAGCTGAAACAAACACTGGGAATAGGATTCGCTTATACTTTGAATAACGGGGTAAAACGGTCCGACCGGAAAGACAGCCAGTGGTGGATTAAGAAATAA
- a CDS encoding DUF3078 domain-containing protein: protein MKKLLFAFSISVGISSMAQEAKSDAPAADTLKAWSIQGQNTLMLNQAAFSNWVGGGANNVGWLAGVNYNLTYEKGKDLWENIIILGYGQNNTKGIGTRKTQDVINLSTNYGREFAKSWYLSGGIGLQTQFAGGYEDGNNPDAKKISNFMAPGYLNVGVGVTYRPNDNLTVTLRPANARVTFVLDEDLQTAGTYGLKNNGDSSLFQFGFLGTAIYKIKIMENINLTNTASVFSNYLDKPDHLVLGYSGILNMKINKFISTNITLDLLYDHNQIQKTQLKQTLGVGFAYNIDNGRKRSDKKDNQSWLK from the coding sequence ATGAAAAAACTTTTATTTGCCTTTTCCATATCTGTTGGAATAAGCTCTATGGCCCAGGAGGCTAAATCCGATGCTCCTGCAGCTGATACTTTAAAAGCATGGTCTATTCAGGGACAAAATACCTTAATGCTCAATCAGGCCGCTTTTTCAAACTGGGTTGGCGGTGGAGCCAATAACGTGGGCTGGCTGGCCGGTGTTAACTATAACCTGACCTATGAAAAAGGGAAAGACCTTTGGGAAAACATTATTATTCTGGGCTACGGACAAAATAACACCAAAGGGATCGGGACCAGAAAAACGCAGGATGTGATCAATCTGTCTACCAATTACGGGCGTGAATTTGCAAAAAGCTGGTATCTTTCAGGAGGTATCGGGCTTCAGACTCAGTTTGCCGGCGGTTACGAAGACGGCAATAATCCTGATGCGAAAAAAATCTCCAATTTTATGGCTCCGGGATACCTTAATGTGGGTGTAGGTGTTACCTACCGTCCGAATGACAATCTTACCGTGACGCTCCGTCCGGCCAATGCCAGAGTAACCTTTGTTCTTGATGAAGACCTTCAGACTGCAGGCACTTATGGCCTTAAAAACAACGGTGATTCTTCCCTGTTTCAGTTTGGTTTCCTGGGTACGGCCATCTATAAGATCAAGATCATGGAAAATATCAACCTGACCAATACAGCATCAGTGTTCTCAAATTATCTTGATAAACCGGATCATCTGGTACTTGGGTACAGCGGAATTCTTAATATGAAGATCAATAAGTTTATTTCAACGAATATCACTCTGGATTTGCTGTACGACCACAATCAGATTCAAAAGACACAGCTTAAACAGACTTTAGGCGTTGGTTTTGCTTATAATATTGATAACGGGAGAAAACGTTCTGATAAAAAAGATAACCAGTCCTGGCTGAAGTAG
- the sufD gene encoding Fe-S cluster assembly protein SufD, with amino-acid sequence MALYDQIIDNHGEFLESLRHRFLDEERKTALQKFENLGFPTKKDEEYKYTSIKEITEKNYNFFPKESHNITKEQLDQLHLGEENFDWIVFVNGQLHKELSKVSIENVEFLSFNYALNDEKHREVFEKYFNTIASKDTAFTNLNLAYCKYGFFLKVPKNVVIEKPIHVFYISQNQEENTFYNTRNLLIVEDGAKVEVIESHHNFDSTYVLTNSVTEIFTYPNAKADWHKLQNDNNTSYLIDNTFARQEKDSLTTVNTFSFGGKLVRNNLDFIHNGSNINSFMNGITIIGKDQLVDHHTAVHHNFPNCESYQNYKGIFDGNAHGVFNGKVFVDKIAQKTNAYQQNNNVLLSEGATIDTKPQLEIFADDVKCSHGCTVGQLNEDALFYLRARGISKKEAQALLLYAFANDAMQNIDIEPLKEKISKLLAEKLQVDIEF; translated from the coding sequence ATGGCTTTATACGATCAGATTATTGACAATCACGGTGAATTTTTGGAGAGTCTTCGTCACAGATTTCTGGATGAAGAACGAAAAACTGCTCTTCAAAAGTTCGAAAACTTAGGTTTTCCGACAAAAAAAGACGAAGAATATAAATATACCAGCATCAAAGAGATCACAGAGAAAAATTATAATTTTTTCCCTAAAGAAAGTCATAATATCACCAAAGAGCAGCTGGATCAGCTTCATTTGGGTGAAGAAAATTTTGACTGGATCGTCTTTGTGAACGGACAGCTTCATAAAGAGCTTTCAAAGGTTTCTATCGAGAATGTAGAATTCCTTTCCTTCAACTATGCGTTGAATGATGAGAAGCACAGAGAAGTATTTGAAAAATATTTCAATACCATTGCTTCCAAAGATACAGCATTCACCAATCTGAACCTTGCGTATTGCAAATACGGATTCTTTTTAAAAGTTCCTAAAAATGTGGTGATCGAAAAACCTATCCACGTTTTTTATATCTCTCAGAATCAGGAAGAAAACACATTCTACAATACCAGAAACTTACTGATTGTAGAGGATGGAGCAAAGGTAGAAGTTATTGAGAGTCACCACAATTTTGACAGTACATATGTGCTGACGAATTCCGTGACGGAAATTTTCACCTATCCTAACGCCAAAGCAGACTGGCACAAACTTCAGAACGATAACAACACCTCCTATCTTATTGACAACACGTTTGCAAGACAGGAAAAAGACAGCTTAACCACTGTGAATACGTTCTCTTTCGGAGGAAAACTGGTAAGAAACAACCTTGATTTCATTCACAACGGAAGCAATATCAATTCCTTCATGAACGGGATCACGATCATTGGTAAGGACCAGCTGGTAGATCACCACACGGCTGTTCACCACAACTTCCCGAACTGTGAGAGCTACCAGAATTACAAAGGTATTTTTGATGGTAATGCTCACGGAGTATTCAATGGAAAGGTATTCGTAGATAAAATTGCTCAGAAAACCAACGCTTACCAGCAGAACAACAACGTATTGCTAAGCGAAGGAGCAACCATTGATACCAAACCACAGCTTGAGATTTTTGCTGACGATGTAAAATGTTCTCACGGCTGTACAGTAGGTCAATTGAATGAAGATGCCCTGTTCTACCTAAGAGCAAGAGGAATTTCCAAAAAAGAAGCTCAGGCATTACTTTTATATGCTTTTGCTAACGATGCAATGCAAAACATAGACATAGAACCGCTTAAAGAAAAAATCTCTAAACTTTTAGCTGAAAAGCTTCAGGTGGATATAGAATTTTAA
- the sufC gene encoding Fe-S cluster assembly ATPase SufC, protein MLEIKNLHAKIEDGAEILKGINLEIKPGEVHAIMGPNGAGKSTLSSVIAGKEDYEVTDGEIIFGGENIIEDAPEDRAHKGIFLSFQYPVEIPGVSVTNFIKAALNETRKANGLGEMPAKEMLALIREKSEQLGIKKDFLSRSLNEGFSGGEKKRNEIFQMMMLDPKLAILDETDSGLDIDALRIVADGVNAFKNEGNAVLLITHYQRLLNYIQPDYVHVLANGKIIKTGDKSLALELEEKGYDWLLN, encoded by the coding sequence ATGTTAGAGATAAAAAACTTGCACGCCAAAATTGAAGACGGCGCAGAAATTTTAAAAGGTATTAATCTTGAAATAAAACCGGGTGAAGTTCATGCCATCATGGGACCGAACGGAGCCGGAAAATCTACTCTTTCTTCTGTAATTGCAGGAAAGGAAGACTATGAAGTTACAGACGGAGAGATTATTTTCGGGGGTGAAAACATCATCGAGGATGCTCCTGAAGACAGAGCACACAAAGGAATTTTCCTTTCTTTCCAGTATCCGGTAGAAATTCCGGGAGTTTCTGTAACCAATTTCATTAAAGCAGCTCTGAACGAAACCAGAAAAGCAAACGGGCTGGGAGAAATGCCGGCTAAAGAAATGCTTGCCCTGATCCGTGAAAAATCTGAGCAATTGGGGATCAAAAAGGATTTCCTTTCAAGATCGCTGAACGAGGGCTTCTCCGGAGGTGAAAAGAAAAGAAACGAGATCTTCCAGATGATGATGCTTGACCCGAAACTGGCTATCCTGGATGAAACAGATTCAGGACTTGACATCGATGCCCTGAGAATTGTGGCTGATGGGGTTAATGCTTTTAAAAACGAAGGAAATGCGGTTCTTTTGATTACTCACTATCAGAGACTGCTTAACTATATCCAGCCTGACTACGTTCACGTTCTTGCCAACGGAAAAATCATCAAAACCGGTGACAAATCCCTTGCTCTGGAACTTGAAGAAAAAGGCTACGACTGGCTTCTTAACTAA